In Euphorbia lathyris chromosome 9, ddEupLath1.1, whole genome shotgun sequence, the following are encoded in one genomic region:
- the LOC136206413 gene encoding tyrosine decarboxylase 1-like produces the protein MGSLSTTTNSFIPLDPNTLCDESKLVIDFIADYYNNIENYPVQSQVQPGYLSSKIPLSAPYLPESIEHILKDVSDSIIPGLTHWQSPNFFGYFPASASNAGFLGEMLCSGLNVVGFNWISSPAATELESRLMDWMADLLKLPSSFLFSGNGGGVLHGTTCEAVVCTLAAARDRALQMFGWDHITKLVVYTSDQTHSTIHKGAKLVGIPSCNIRALSTSVSNGFSLSPQTLEEAIEKDMASGFLPLYLCGTIGTTACGAVDPIKELGKIANKHNIWFHIDAAYAGNACICPEFRHYLDGVEFADSISMNLHKWFLTNLTCCCLWIKQPRLLIESLSTSPEYLRNSATESNKVIDYKDWQLSLSRRFLALKVWVVIRRHGVVNLMHHIRSDVMLAKRLESLVKNDKRFEIVVPRKFALVCFRLKLKTNDLNRELLAELNKSGRAFVTHGMVEGMYFIRCCIGSTLTEEKHVDELWNLIQEKTDMLTY, from the coding sequence ATGGGTAGCCTCTCTACAACTACAAACTCCTTCATCCCCTTAGACCCTAACACCTTGTGTGATGAATCCAAATTGGTTATTGATTTCATTGCTGACTATTATAACAACATTGAAAATTATCCAGTTCAAAGCCAAGTTCAACCTGGATATCTCTCTTCTAAAATCCCTTTATCTGCACCATATCTTCCTGAGTCAATTGAACATATCCTCAAAGATGTCAGTGATTCTATAATTCCAGGCCTCACTCACTGGCAGAGCCCTAACTTTTTTGGCTACTTTCCAGCAAGTGCTAGCAATGCTGGTTTTCTCGGAGAGATGCTTTGTTCAGGCCTCAATGTTGTTGGATTCAACTGGATTTCATCTCCAGCAGCAACCGAGCTCGAATCACGTCTCATGGATTGGATGGCAGATTTGTTAAAGCTTCCGTCTTCGTTTTTATTTTCCGGAAATGGAGGTGGTGTCctccatggaactacatgtgagGCTGTAGTCTGTACTCTTGCTGCAGCTAGAGACAGGGCTTTACAAATGTTCGGATGGGATCATATCACTAAATTGGTAGTTTACACTTCTGATCAAACACATTCTACCATTCATAAGGGAGCTAAATTAGTAGGCATTCCATCCTGCAACATTCGTGCACTTTCTACTTCGGTTTCTAATGGATTTTCCTTGTCTCCGCAAACACTGGAGGAAGCAATTGAAAAAGATATGGCCTCAGGATTCCTGCCTTTATATCTCTGCGGAACTATTGGAACTACTGCTTGTGGAGCAGTCGATCCGATTAAAGAATTGGGGAAAATCGCTAACAAGCACAACATATGGTTCCACATTGATGCAGCTTATGCAGGAAATGCTTGCATATGTCCTGAATTCAGGCATTATTTGGATGGAGTTGAATTTGCAGATTCTATAAGCATGAATCTACATAAATGGTTCCTtactaacttgacttgttgttGTCTCTGGATTAAGCAACCTCGTTTGTTGATTGAATCATTATCGACTAGCCCTGAATACCTGAGGAATTCTGCAACCGAATCAAATAAAGTCATAGATTACAAAGATTGGCAACTTTCACTGAGCAGACGATTCCTTGCTTTAAAGGTATGGGTTGTGATACGTAGACATGGAGTGGTGAACCTCATGCACCATATACGCAGCGATGTGATGTTGGCTAAGCGATTAGAATCATTGGTGAAGAATGACAAGAGGTTTGAGATTGTGGTGCCAAGAAAGTTTGCCTTGGTTTGCTTCAGGTTGAAACTCAAAACTAATGATTTGAACCGGGAATTATTGGCAGAACTAAATAAGAGCGGACGAGCTTTCGTGACTCATGGAATGGTGGAAGGAATGTATTTCATACGCTGCTGTATCGGATCAACCTTGACTGAGGAGAAGCATGTGGATGAATTGTGGAATCTCATTCAAGAAAAGACGGATATGCTCActtattaa